Proteins encoded by one window of Candidatus Brocadiaceae bacterium:
- a CDS encoding DUF502 domain-containing protein, which yields MNVKRHGAVLLNGFIVVAPIIVTVYVVWKTLWWLDTTVRAGLTRLSWGGPPPGIGIVIGLGAIYAVGLLAKLWIFGGLIRLGEKLIDRIPLVKSLYSAVRDLLQFLGGTQAQSRGKSAVLRSKDGRIELLGIITQEKPERFLPGQEGKVAVYLPMSYQLGGYTVFVPKDLVEELPGVSVEEMMKLTLTAGVGGSAVRKTAATDQPRGDG from the coding sequence ATGAACGTCAAGAGACACGGCGCCGTACTGCTGAACGGCTTCATCGTCGTCGCGCCCATCATCGTCACGGTCTACGTGGTGTGGAAGACGCTCTGGTGGCTGGACACAACGGTGCGGGCCGGGCTGACGCGGCTGAGCTGGGGGGGGCCGCCCCCCGGGATCGGCATCGTGATCGGCCTCGGCGCGATCTACGCCGTCGGGCTGCTGGCGAAGCTGTGGATATTCGGCGGCCTGATCCGCCTGGGCGAGAAGCTCATCGACCGCATCCCGCTGGTCAAGAGCCTCTACTCGGCCGTGCGCGACCTGCTCCAGTTCCTGGGCGGCACACAGGCGCAGAGCCGCGGCAAATCCGCCGTGCTCCGCTCGAAAGACGGCCGGATCGAGCTGCTGGGCATCATCACGCAGGAGAAGCCGGAGCGGTTCCTGCCCGGTCAGGAGGGCAAGGTGGCCGTCTACCTGCCGATGAGCTACCAGCTCGGCGGCTACACCGTCTTCGTGCCGAAGGACCTGGTCGAGGAGCTTCCCGGAGTGTCCGTCGAGGAGATGATGAAGCTGACGCTGACGGCCGGCGTCGGCGGCTCCGCGGTCCGCAAGACGGCCGCCACAGACCAACCGCGAGGAGATGGATGA
- the asnB gene encoding asparagine synthase (glutamine-hydrolyzing), with the protein MSGIAGFCRLDGRPAAPREVERMVSALLHRGPDGSGTWAQGPVGLGHCMLRTTPESLHETLPATDPVRGLTITADARIDNREELIAALGPAGRPADTVTDSELILRAYERWGQGCPARLLGDFAFAVWDARRQTLFCARDHFGIKPFCYHLSDSLFAFASETKGVMALPAVPWRINEARIADYLLTDLEPIDKTCTFYEHVFRLPPAHSLTVSGQGATLRRYWALDPSAEDLRLGSDAEHAEAFLEVFTEAVRCRLRSPDAVGAMLSGGMDSSAIVAVARDLLANAADGPLRTFSAVADDETGCPESRAIRAVLAQGRVRPFTVRPADLPAFLPDLERIVRHTEDLFDNDMISVPLPMYAAARREGIRVLLDGVDGDVVASHAGVYLAYLLREGRWGEAAADARGLADFYRRWKKSPWHFLFHDGLRPLLPTHRIPMSGRLRDMRRRRRAAALIRNSLVDPAFADRIRLADRVEAHYGRGRPGRGLPRRLRELDVGRLDSPNLPVAFERYDRMAAAFSIEPRRPFLDKRLVEFCFRLPRTQRLGGGWTKVALRRAVEHLLPPEVTWRKGWEHLGAAFLSRWFALAAGLIADALDGPRTDLADLVCLNTLDEARRRHAATGAVEDGGRIWQAVALAVWRRGHGRAAREPQQTTARP; encoded by the coding sequence GTGAGCGGGATTGCCGGATTCTGTCGTCTCGATGGTCGCCCCGCCGCGCCCCGCGAGGTCGAGCGGATGGTCAGCGCCCTTCTCCACCGCGGCCCCGACGGATCAGGGACGTGGGCGCAGGGGCCGGTCGGCCTGGGACACTGCATGCTGCGCACCACGCCCGAATCGCTCCACGAGACGCTGCCGGCAACCGACCCCGTCCGCGGCCTGACGATCACGGCCGACGCCCGCATCGACAACCGGGAGGAACTGATCGCGGCCCTGGGCCCCGCCGGCCGGCCGGCCGACACGGTGACCGACAGCGAGCTGATCCTGCGCGCCTACGAGCGCTGGGGCCAGGGCTGCCCTGCCCGCCTGCTGGGCGACTTCGCCTTCGCCGTCTGGGACGCCCGCCGACAGACCCTCTTCTGCGCCCGGGATCACTTCGGCATCAAGCCGTTCTGCTACCACCTGTCCGACTCGCTGTTCGCCTTCGCCTCCGAGACCAAGGGCGTCATGGCCCTGCCGGCGGTGCCCTGGCGGATCAACGAGGCCCGGATCGCCGACTACCTGCTGACGGACCTGGAGCCGATCGACAAGACGTGCACCTTCTACGAGCACGTCTTCCGCCTGCCGCCGGCCCACTCCCTGACGGTCTCCGGACAGGGCGCGACGCTGCGCCGCTACTGGGCGCTCGACCCGTCCGCCGAGGACCTCCGCCTCGGGTCCGACGCGGAGCATGCCGAAGCGTTCCTGGAGGTCTTCACCGAGGCGGTCCGGTGCCGGCTTCGGTCCCCCGACGCCGTCGGCGCGATGCTCAGCGGGGGCATGGACTCGTCGGCCATCGTGGCCGTGGCGCGGGACCTCCTGGCGAATGCCGCCGACGGCCCGCTGCGCACGTTCTCGGCGGTGGCGGACGACGAGACCGGCTGCCCGGAGAGCCGGGCCATCCGCGCCGTGCTCGCGCAGGGCCGCGTGCGGCCTTTCACCGTCCGCCCGGCGGACCTGCCGGCCTTCCTGCCGGACCTCGAGCGGATCGTCCGCCACACCGAGGACCTGTTCGACAACGACATGATCAGCGTGCCGCTGCCCATGTACGCCGCCGCGCGGCGGGAGGGGATCCGGGTCCTGCTGGACGGCGTGGACGGCGACGTGGTGGCCTCGCATGCCGGGGTGTACCTGGCCTATCTGTTGCGGGAGGGCCGGTGGGGGGAGGCCGCGGCCGACGCCCGGGGCCTGGCGGACTTCTACCGCCGCTGGAAGAAGTCTCCGTGGCACTTCCTGTTCCACGACGGCCTTCGGCCCCTGCTGCCCACCCACAGGATCCCGATGAGCGGTCGGCTGAGGGACATGCGCAGACGGCGGCGGGCCGCCGCCCTCATTCGGAACTCGCTTGTCGATCCCGCGTTTGCGGACCGCATCCGGCTGGCCGATCGCGTGGAGGCCCACTACGGACGCGGCCGGCCGGGGCGGGGGCTCCCGCGCCGCCTGCGCGAACTGGACGTAGGGCGGCTCGACTCCCCGAACCTGCCCGTGGCGTTCGAGCGCTACGACCGGATGGCGGCGGCCTTCTCGATCGAACCGCGCCGCCCGTTCCTGGACAAGCGGCTCGTCGAGTTCTGCTTCCGCCTGCCGCGCACGCAGCGCCTCGGCGGCGGCTGGACGAAGGTGGCCCTCCGCCGGGCCGTCGAGCACCTGCTCCCGCCCGAGGTCACCTGGCGCAAGGGCTGGGAACACCTCGGGGCCGCGTTCCTCTCCCGGTGGTTCGCGCTGGCCGCCGGCCTCATCGCGGATGCGCTGGACGGCCCGAGGACGGACCTGGCTGACCTGGTGTGTCTGAACACGCTGGACGAGGCCCGTCGCCGCCATGCGGCCACCGGGGCGGTGGAAGACGGCGGCAGGATCTGGCAGGCCGTCGCACTGGCCGTCTGGCGCCGGGGCCACGGCCGGGCGGCACGGGAGCCGCAGCAGACAACCGCCAGGCCGTGA
- a CDS encoding nucleotidyltransferase family protein, protein MTCAKPEMELLAACARTVVEADARPHIAALAAQVLDWDRLRGTAQDHGLVPLLHRTLSGVCPDAVPAAALERMAADCRANAAHSLRLTAELLRLLDLLDEHRIPAVPFKGPTLAALAYGNIALRQFGDLDILIDPPDFARARALLRGQGYRCAFDLTPAQERAQVRRARQLPMVRGEGDGALTVELHTGLLGKTFPARIDREALRRRLRAVPLLGRQVPTFCPEDMVVLLCMHGGKHRWSCLGWLSDVAELLRTTPCLHWDEITARAAAAHALRALHLGLLLARRLLQAPVPAHVQDAMNADSRAVRLAERMAESFLAGEKRGKIPADSLRYALRLRERLRDGIGHCWQATAFPTVADWSHCRLPHGLSFLYYGVRPWRMIRKHAVAPVGRLLAALVRPGHRTAQRR, encoded by the coding sequence ATGACGTGCGCGAAGCCCGAGATGGAGCTGCTTGCGGCGTGCGCCCGCACGGTCGTCGAGGCCGACGCGCGCCCGCACATCGCCGCTCTGGCCGCGCAGGTGCTCGATTGGGACCGGCTGCGCGGCACGGCGCAGGACCACGGGCTCGTGCCCCTGCTGCACAGGACCCTGAGCGGCGTCTGCCCGGACGCCGTGCCGGCCGCCGCCCTGGAGCGGATGGCGGCGGACTGCCGGGCCAACGCAGCGCACAGCCTGCGCCTGACCGCCGAACTGCTCCGCCTGCTGGACCTCCTGGACGAGCACCGAATCCCCGCCGTGCCCTTCAAGGGCCCGACGCTGGCCGCCCTGGCGTACGGCAACATCGCGCTGCGGCAGTTCGGCGATCTGGACATCCTGATCGACCCGCCGGACTTCGCCCGCGCACGCGCGCTGCTCCGCGGGCAAGGCTACCGCTGCGCGTTCGACCTCACGCCGGCTCAGGAGAGGGCCCAGGTGCGGCGGGCGCGGCAGCTCCCGATGGTGCGCGGCGAGGGCGACGGCGCCCTGACGGTGGAGCTGCACACGGGCCTCCTGGGGAAGACCTTCCCGGCCCGCATCGACCGCGAGGCGCTCCGGCGGCGGCTCCGCGCCGTGCCCCTGCTGGGGCGGCAGGTGCCGACGTTCTGCCCCGAGGACATGGTCGTGCTGCTGTGCATGCACGGGGGCAAACACCGCTGGAGCTGTCTGGGCTGGCTGAGCGACGTGGCGGAGCTGTTGCGCACGACCCCCTGCCTGCACTGGGATGAGATCACGGCTCGCGCGGCCGCCGCGCACGCCCTGCGCGCACTGCACCTGGGCCTTCTGCTGGCCCGGCGCCTGCTGCAGGCGCCCGTGCCCGCACACGTGCAGGACGCGATGAACGCGGACTCCCGTGCGGTGCGGCTGGCGGAGCGGATGGCGGAGTCCTTCCTGGCCGGCGAGAAGCGCGGGAAGATCCCGGCGGACTCCCTCCGTTACGCCCTGCGCTTGCGCGAACGCCTGCGGGACGGCATCGGCCATTGCTGGCAGGCCACCGCGTTCCCGACGGTGGCCGACTGGTCGCACTGCCGGTTGCCGCACGGGCTCTCGTTCCTCTACTATGGCGTGCGTCCCTGGCGCATGATACGGAAGCATGCCGTGGCTCCCGTCGGGCGGCTGCTGGCTGCGCTGGTGCGGCCCGGGCACAGGACGGCGCAAAGGCGGTGA
- a CDS encoding flavin reductase family protein, whose product MEWTQVEYTHNLGHTLEILRGKGLLLTTVGETGRPNTMTIGWGSVGVIWSRPVFTVLVRPSRHTFANLRAHGEFVVSVPDQDMGEVCDFCGTESGRDVDKFERCGLTPVDAATVSVPLIAECVRHYECRVVHRNDVLDAEIADDIRAGAYPQGNLHRLYYGQILRTTERA is encoded by the coding sequence ATGGAATGGACGCAGGTGGAGTACACCCATAACCTGGGCCATACGCTGGAGATACTGCGCGGCAAGGGCCTGCTCCTGACGACGGTCGGCGAGACCGGCCGGCCGAACACCATGACGATCGGCTGGGGCAGCGTCGGCGTGATCTGGAGCCGCCCCGTCTTCACGGTCCTGGTGCGGCCGTCCCGCCACACGTTCGCCAACCTGCGCGCCCACGGCGAGTTCGTCGTCAGCGTGCCGGATCAGGACATGGGCGAGGTCTGCGACTTCTGCGGCACCGAGTCCGGTCGCGACGTCGACAAGTTCGAGCGGTGCGGCCTGACGCCCGTCGACGCCGCCACGGTGTCCGTGCCCCTCATCGCGGAGTGCGTGCGCCACTACGAGTGCCGCGTGGTGCATCGGAATGACGTGCTCGACGCCGAGATCGCCGACGACATCCGCGCCGGCGCCTATCCCCAGGGCAATCTCCATCGCCTCTATTACGGTCAGATCCTCCGCACGACGGAACGTGCGTGA
- a CDS encoding four helix bundle protein: MTGKDGQREPLLPRHGGYRRLRSFRVAQLIYDMTVRFCERYIDRRSRTRDQMVQAARSGVQNIAEGSTASGTSRKMELKLTNVARASLEELRLDYQDYLRQHGLAEWPPDHPALQRFRARRCSTLAQVRSWAQHEHRSADGEAPPYSALAANAVLSLLNICCHLLDRQVSAQAAAFEAEGGFTERLYRTRRARRRGE; the protein is encoded by the coding sequence ATGACCGGCAAAGATGGCCAGCGCGAACCTCTGCTGCCGAGGCACGGCGGATACCGCCGCCTGAGGAGCTTTCGCGTGGCACAGCTGATCTACGATATGACAGTGCGCTTCTGTGAGCGCTACATTGACAGACGCAGCCGCACCAGAGACCAGATGGTGCAGGCTGCGCGCTCAGGGGTGCAGAACATCGCCGAAGGCAGCACGGCGAGCGGCACGTCCAGGAAGATGGAGCTGAAGCTCACGAACGTGGCCCGAGCCAGCCTGGAGGAACTCCGGCTGGACTACCAGGACTACCTGCGCCAGCACGGGCTGGCGGAATGGCCGCCCGACCACCCCGCGCTGCAGCGTTTCCGCGCACGCCGCTGCTCCACACTGGCACAAGTGCGCAGTTGGGCGCAGCACGAGCACCGTTCGGCTGACGGCGAGGCGCCGCCGTACTCCGCGCTCGCGGCCAACGCGGTCCTTTCCCTGTTGAACATATGCTGCCACCTTCTGGACCGCCAGGTATCCGCGCAGGCAGCGGCCTTCGAGGCGGAAGGGGGCTTCACGGAGCGCCTGTACCGCACCCGCCGCGCCCGCAGGCGCGGCGAATAA
- a CDS encoding lasso peptide biosynthesis B2 protein codes for MSKWRQYRALSRRQRSLLLRALVLLPLTAVALRVLGLRRLKVLGRAATGTPPDTRHAASAAGAMVSAVEAARMVAVAARWCPFRAACLLQSIVLQHLLRRRGIETELCVGAYKHAGRLEAHAWVELMGQPVNQPEGVRRRFGRFRQARTAARPDGPPGDPPVRKGPP; via the coding sequence ATGAGCAAGTGGCGCCAGTACCGCGCGCTGAGCCGCCGCCAGCGCAGCCTGCTGCTCCGCGCACTCGTCCTGCTGCCGCTGACGGCAGTCGCCCTGCGGGTACTGGGGCTCCGGCGCCTGAAAGTGCTCGGACGGGCGGCCACGGGAACGCCGCCCGACACAAGACACGCAGCGAGCGCGGCCGGCGCCATGGTGAGCGCGGTCGAGGCGGCACGCATGGTGGCCGTCGCCGCGCGCTGGTGTCCGTTCCGCGCCGCGTGCCTCCTGCAGTCCATCGTCCTGCAGCATCTGCTGCGGCGCCGCGGCATCGAGACGGAACTCTGCGTCGGCGCATACAAGCACGCGGGCCGACTCGAGGCCCACGCCTGGGTCGAACTCATGGGCCAGCCCGTCAACCAGCCCGAAGGCGTCCGCCGCCGGTTCGGCCGGTTCCGACAGGCCCGGACGGCGGCACGGCCCGACGGCCCGCCCGGGGACCCGCCCGTCCGAAAGGGGCCGCCGTGA
- a CDS encoding PqqD family protein: protein MADVPFSQRVSAAENVLINVLDGEAVLLNLDNETYYGLDEVGARMWQVLMESDSIQSAYEALLDEYDVEPETLRADMRDLIARLVEQGLAELS, encoded by the coding sequence ATGGCAGACGTGCCCTTCTCGCAGCGCGTGTCGGCGGCGGAGAACGTGCTGATCAACGTCCTCGACGGCGAAGCCGTCCTGCTGAACCTCGACAACGAGACCTACTACGGTCTGGACGAGGTCGGCGCCCGCATGTGGCAGGTGCTCATGGAATCCGACTCGATTCAGAGCGCCTACGAGGCCCTGCTCGACGAGTACGACGTGGAGCCGGAGACGCTGCGGGCCGACATGCGCGACCTGATTGCCCGGCTGGTCGAGCAGGGTCTGGCCGAACTCTCCTGA
- a CDS encoding DUF3093 family protein, whose amino-acid sequence MAGYEHRQRGPWLWLMGLPALALIAAGVYARGMGAETSAPLAACGLLLLAVGACFAWLDVRGEPEALVAEFKPLRLFSVRVPYETMQSAERMRTRLFLHGYGMHGIPGRFAVYNTWGFDAVRIRLKKPRGLTRVRSVIVGTDDPEGLLAFLNERIGPGR is encoded by the coding sequence ATGGCAGGTTATGAGCACAGGCAGCGCGGCCCATGGCTCTGGCTGATGGGACTGCCGGCACTGGCGCTCATCGCCGCCGGGGTTTATGCCCGCGGTATGGGGGCGGAAACCTCCGCCCCGCTGGCCGCCTGCGGACTCCTGCTGCTCGCAGTCGGCGCCTGCTTCGCCTGGCTGGACGTGCGGGGCGAACCGGAGGCGCTCGTCGCGGAGTTCAAACCCTTGCGCCTCTTCAGCGTCCGGGTTCCGTATGAGACGATGCAGTCCGCCGAGCGCATGCGCACGCGCCTTTTTCTGCACGGTTACGGCATGCATGGCATCCCCGGCCGGTTCGCCGTCTACAACACCTGGGGCTTCGACGCCGTGCGCATCCGGCTGAAGAAGCCGCGGGGCCTGACCCGCGTGCGCTCTGTCATTGTCGGCACGGACGACCCGGAAGGACTGCTTGCCTTCCTGAACGAACGCATCGGGCCGGGGCGCTGA
- a CDS encoding ABC transporter ATP-binding protein, with protein MQSALGIFGTNLRKALAQIRHMPDTLSLVWDATRRWTLVWVVLLLVQGVLPAATVYLARSLINGLQEVALAGGDWKRMRPVLVLAALVAALVLAHELLRVAAGLVRTVQSELLRDHISGLIHEQSVAADLAFYESPEFFDHLHRARDQAGYRSVALLENTGSLLQNGVTLLAMAAVLVPYGWWLPVALLTAAMPAFYVMLAFALREHQWRLRNTENERRTWYYDWVLTSKENAAELRLFALGDHFRALHRVLRQRLRDERVALSRRQALSEAGAAALGLLVTGAALLWMVWRVLHGRGTLGDLALFYAVFSRGQAAMRSFTEHIGQIYYNCLFLGNLFEFLDLAPRVVSPAAPRPVPAELRDGIRFRGVSFRYPGSGNAALSDFDVHLPAGRIVAIVGPNGAGKSTLIKLLCRLYDPDRGRIEIDGVDLRDLPVAQYRRLVTVLFQQPVQYSVTAADNIALGDLPAAPGASEIEAAAGAAGADEPISRLPRGYDTLLGKWFAGGAELSVGEWQRVALARAFLRRAPIILLDEPTSAMDSWAEGDWLQRFRTLAEGRTAVLITHRFTTAMHADVIHVMQEGRIVESGSHAELVERAGPYAQSWHAQMERGQLVVQGEHP; from the coding sequence ATGCAATCCGCACTCGGTATCTTCGGCACCAACCTCCGCAAGGCCCTGGCACAGATCCGGCACATGCCGGACACGCTGAGCCTTGTCTGGGATGCCACGCGCCGATGGACGCTGGTCTGGGTCGTTCTGCTGCTGGTGCAGGGCGTCCTGCCGGCGGCCACGGTCTACCTGGCCCGTTCGCTGATCAACGGACTTCAGGAGGTCGCGCTGGCGGGCGGCGACTGGAAGCGCATGCGGCCGGTGCTGGTCCTGGCGGCCCTGGTGGCGGCGCTCGTGCTGGCGCACGAACTGCTGCGCGTCGCCGCCGGCCTGGTGCGCACCGTGCAGTCGGAACTCCTCCGGGACCACATCAGCGGCCTGATCCACGAGCAGTCGGTCGCCGCCGACCTGGCGTTCTACGAGTCGCCCGAGTTCTTCGATCACCTGCATCGCGCCCGGGACCAGGCCGGCTACCGGTCCGTCGCCCTGCTGGAGAACACGGGCAGCCTGCTGCAGAACGGCGTCACGCTGCTGGCCATGGCGGCGGTGCTGGTCCCGTACGGATGGTGGCTTCCCGTAGCGCTGCTGACCGCCGCAATGCCGGCGTTCTACGTCATGCTGGCCTTCGCCCTGCGGGAGCACCAGTGGCGGCTGCGCAACACGGAGAACGAGCGGCGCACGTGGTACTACGACTGGGTTCTGACGTCCAAGGAGAACGCCGCCGAACTGCGCCTCTTCGCGCTGGGAGACCACTTCCGGGCACTACACCGAGTGCTGCGGCAGCGGCTGCGCGATGAGCGGGTGGCGCTCTCGCGTCGGCAGGCCCTCAGCGAGGCCGGGGCCGCCGCGCTGGGGCTGCTGGTGACCGGCGCCGCCCTGCTCTGGATGGTCTGGCGCGTGCTGCACGGCCGCGGCACACTGGGCGACCTGGCGCTGTTCTACGCCGTCTTCAGCCGCGGGCAGGCGGCCATGCGCAGCTTCACCGAGCACATCGGGCAGATCTACTACAACTGCCTGTTCCTCGGCAACCTGTTCGAGTTTCTGGACCTCGCGCCCCGCGTGGTCAGCCCGGCGGCCCCCCGGCCGGTGCCCGCCGAACTCCGCGACGGCATCCGGTTCCGCGGCGTCTCGTTCCGGTACCCCGGCAGCGGGAACGCTGCGCTCAGCGACTTCGACGTGCATCTCCCCGCCGGACGGATCGTGGCGATCGTCGGCCCCAACGGCGCGGGCAAGAGCACGCTGATCAAGCTGCTGTGCCGGCTCTACGATCCTGACCGGGGGCGCATCGAGATCGACGGCGTGGACCTGCGGGACCTGCCGGTCGCGCAGTACCGCCGCCTGGTGACCGTCCTGTTCCAGCAGCCCGTCCAGTACAGCGTCACGGCCGCCGACAACATCGCCCTGGGCGACCTGCCGGCCGCGCCGGGCGCGTCCGAGATCGAAGCGGCCGCCGGGGCGGCCGGCGCAGACGAGCCGATCTCCCGCCTTCCGCGGGGCTACGACACCCTGCTGGGCAAGTGGTTCGCCGGCGGCGCGGAACTCAGCGTCGGCGAGTGGCAGCGGGTCGCCCTGGCCCGGGCGTTCCTGCGCCGCGCGCCCATCATCCTGCTGGACGAGCCCACCAGCGCCATGGACTCGTGGGCCGAGGGCGACTGGCTGCAGCGGTTCCGGACGCTCGCCGAGGGCCGCACGGCCGTGCTGATCACGCACAGGTTCACGACGGCGATGCACGCCGACGTGATCCACGTCATGCAGGAGGGCCGGATCGTGGAATCGGGCAGCCATGCGGAACTCGTCGAGCGGGCGGGGCCGTATGCACAGTCCTGGCATGCGCAGATGGAGCGCGGCCAACTCGTCGTTCAGGGCGAACACCCGTGA